In Natronococcus sp. AD-5, the genomic window CGGTCATCTTCGGCGCGGAGCCGTGTACGGACCCGATGCGCGAGGAGATCGAAGACCGACTCGGGGTGACCGGCATCGACATCTACGGGCTCTCGGAGATCATCGGCCCTGGCGTCTCGAACGAGTGCCACGAGGCCCAGGACGGGCTGCACGTCTGGGAGGACCACTTCTACCCCGAGGTCGTCGATCCAAAGACCGGCGAGCCCCTGCCGGAGGGCGAGGAGGGCGAACTCGTGTTGACGACGCTGACCAAGGAAGCCCTACCCGTCCTGCGCTACCGGACGGGCGATCTCACGTCGCTCACCTACGACGAGTGTACGTGCGGCCGAACGATGGTCCGGATGGACAACGTCACGGGTCGGGCCGACGACCTGCTGATCGTCCGCGGCGTCAACCTCTACCCCAGCGAGATCGAGGCCGTCGTCCTCGAGTTCGACGCGGTCGCCCCCTACTACCGCATCGACCTCTCCCGCGAGGACGAACTGGATCGACTCGAGCTAACGCTCGAGCGCGAGGAGGGGTTCGACGGCGACCTCGAGGCCCTGCGCGATCGCGTCCTCACCCGGCTCTCGAACGTGCTCTCGTTCACGCCGGACGAGCTGACGATCGCCGATCCCGGCGGGATCGAGCGAACGGAGGTCGGGAAGGTCAAGCGAGTGTACGATCACCGGTAAATCGGTGCCGCGGCTCAGGGCGGACACGATCTCCGTCGTTCGACCGGCAGACCGATCGATAGCGGATGGGCCGGCGACGAGCCGCTAGACGGCGACTCGAGACGGCAGTCGGTCGCCGCCGCCGTGCCCGCCCCCGATTCTCGAAGTAAATTATTTATGCTGCGATTTTGATGGCTACCTCATGGCATACAGCTACGAGCCG contains:
- the paaK gene encoding phenylacetate--CoA ligase PaaK yields the protein MSYNQIEEAPRDELRDLQTERLRETVRAAYENVEYYRRALDEADVSPDDIRSLEDVEKLPFTTKEDFRAEYPDGLFAVDDDEILRIHASSGTTGKPKIVAYTQGDIDVWSEVVARSLVAAGVEPGDTVQNGYGYGLFTGGLGLHYGIEELGATVIPIGGGQTQRQVELLEDLESDALSCTPSYSLYLAETAREMGVDVKELPVSTVIFGAEPCTDPMREEIEDRLGVTGIDIYGLSEIIGPGVSNECHEAQDGLHVWEDHFYPEVVDPKTGEPLPEGEEGELVLTTLTKEALPVLRYRTGDLTSLTYDECTCGRTMVRMDNVTGRADDLLIVRGVNLYPSEIEAVVLEFDAVAPYYRIDLSREDELDRLELTLEREEGFDGDLEALRDRVLTRLSNVLSFTPDELTIADPGGIERTEVGKVKRVYDHR